One region of Apium graveolens cultivar Ventura unplaced genomic scaffold, ASM990537v1 ctg5644, whole genome shotgun sequence genomic DNA includes:
- the LOC141702757 gene encoding uncharacterized protein LOC141702757, whose product MAETSTTTVNTGNQDPSSVFYIHPSDASIHQLISVKFSGSGFHNWKRSMILTLSAKNKLGFIDGSIEVPDITSDEYKYWERCNNLVISWIIANLDDTITKSVLFLQTAREIWQDFDDRFGYTSMAQVYSLEQ is encoded by the coding sequence ATGGCCGAAACTAGCACTACAACTGTTAATACTGGGAATCAGGATCCATCGAGTGTTTTTTACATTCATCCATCTGATGCGTCGATTCATCAACTTATTTCTGTCAAATTTTCTGGTTCTGGCTTTCATAATTGGAAGCGCTCTATGATTTTGACATTATCTGCTAAGAATAAGCTCGGATTCATTGACGGATCAATTGAGGTTCCTGACATTACATCTGATGAGTATAAATATTGGGAGAGATGTAATAACCTTGTCATTTCGTGGATAATTGCTAATCTTGATGATACCATCACCAAAAGTGTACTGTTTTTGCAAACTGCTAGGGAGATTTGGCAGGATTTTGATGATAGGTTTGGATACACATCAATGGCACAGGTGTATTCACTAGAACAATAA